One genomic window of Nicotiana sylvestris chromosome 10, ASM39365v2, whole genome shotgun sequence includes the following:
- the LOC138880063 gene encoding uncharacterized protein — MDDNCAWSFKSSAVFKANIFKVRSYNNNHTCGYGERYLTQRQTTSGVIASIVKDKYVNPKKVYTANDIIEDIQKQHGIEVSNMKAWGAKEIAMAMIRGSPSDSYKELPKYFYMLEQTNPGTVTKLHKSEDGCFLYAYVSLYASIKGWEHRRLIMVVDGSFLKAAYKGTILTACTQDGAVGKILPLAYAIVDSENNKSWEWFFVQIKNVKRTIKKHHKQLKDIFFALARAYTIEKFEYHMTEMCKIDPRVQPYLFEVGYERWSRAYSKVKRSW, encoded by the exons atggATGACAATTGTGCTTGGAGTTTCAAATCTTCTGCCGTTTTCAAGGCAAACATATTCAAAGTGAGAAGTTACAATAATAATCACACATGCGGCTATGGTGAAAGATACTTAACACAACGTCAAACTACTTCAGGTGTAATTGCTAGTATAGTCAAGGATAAGTATGTTAATCCAAAAAAGGTTTACACCGCAAATGATATAATAGAGGACATACAAAAGCAACACGGGATTGAAGTGAGCAACATGAAAGCATGGGGAGCTAAAGAGATAGCAATGGCAATGATAAGAGGGAGTCCGAGTGATTCATATAAGGAGTTGCCGAAGTATTTTTATATGTTGGAGCAAACAAATCCAGGAACGGTTACAAAGTTGCACAAATCAGAAGATGGATGCTTTCTTTATGCATATGTTTCGCTATATGCATCTATCAAGGGCTGGGAACATCGCAGACTGATAATGGTTGTTGACGGAAGTTTCCTTAAAGCAGCATATAAGGGTACCATCTTGACTGCTTGCACACAGGATGGAGCTG TTG gaaaaatccttccacttgcATATGCAATTGTAGATTCAGAGAATAACAAATCTTGGGAATGGTTCTTTGTCCAGATAAAG AATGTAAAGCGCACAATCAAGAAACATCACAAACAATTGAAGGATATCTTCTTTGCTTTGGCTAGAGCTTACACGATAGAGAAGTTTGAGTATCATATGACAGAGATGTGCAAAATTGATCCGAGGGTGCAACCTTACTTGTTCGAAGTTGGCTACGAAAGGTGGTCTAGGGCATATTCCAAAGTGAAAAGGTCATGGTAA